A part of Andrena cerasifolii isolate SP2316 chromosome 10, iyAndCera1_principal, whole genome shotgun sequence genomic DNA contains:
- the Eif2bdelta gene encoding eukaryotic translation initiation factor 2B subunit delta isoform X2 has product MRTDTVTMDQEEHLTEKGEAKFFTRATARHLRRKRLQDARKAAKEQECSINGVSFKPNEDSISNKNTDQPEVITKSKARRIRKKNKAKLLQNCCSSCESYHKSSSLTIEAPSDQEVFAEKDADDLKTITKSKARRLRKKNKTKLVQNTCSFCYNTYSSPIDPILLKYIKTTEYDSVCCAKLETDIVNNLKQNYKPEKTVEAQACNVEYDKKTEQAELKKLENIETQGNYSELSCLSRSPGPLIFRNEVQTCNEKRERNSEDSPLASQLEQTIVETILTRINCTKEDTRSQRFDTKELQEIEIPANLVELDQSTEFYNAECANETNFNLESRSTESKENNTSLEDKAEPESFLEVDTQRVTPLFSKEELLENTKNLKFCDTLENNLKSTAQENTRMSPDSIEPQSKNSIPVVREITKGANSTEEQSETGSVSNSDSIASQSLKEAEATKAKVPSTRNIEKSSIVIPSLSIETVELGRPVASSLKLPTLRNMADNKSNVLEKTREEIKAEREAKKAAKALAKVKAKTAKVQEKDTSNTKPALPDSTESKGSGEKSESLGNENVQVEAKAPATKGAPEATVCEKNAPPEVNTEGKSKAELRTERRAKQEAQRVAKQQGLQEKNKVKSKEGSNNKSVVEITNESNSPKKIVTPKKSVRKENSHELNLFKHLYHERERANIVVPSVNSDIHPAILRLGVQYAEKVIVGSNARCVALLATVKQLIRDFERPPQVDFIRGLEASLQKSVAYLHFCRPVAVSMQNALRHLKWQMTQLPSALSDADAKSKLSSAIDTYILEQIQLAGKAISITIQTKISNGDVILTYSYSSLIHKILLDAHKADKQFRVIVVDGRPWLEGKEQLRRLAKDGIECSYILINALSYVMPEVSKVFLGAHAILANGAVMSRVGTAQVALMARAFNIPVLVACETHKSCERVQTDSIVYNELGNADELARSYEIGAKKPLLAKWKTKRLLNLLNITYDVTPADLVTAVVTELAILPCTSVPVILRIKPSEI; this is encoded by the exons ATGAGAACTGATACAGTGACGATGGACCAGGAGGAACAT TTAACGGAAAAGGGTGAGGCAAAGTTCTTCACACGTGCCACGGCGAGGCATCTTCGTCGTAAACGTTTGCAGGATGCCCGTAAAGCGGCAAAAGAACAAGAGTGTTCGATTAATGGTGTAAGCTTTAAGCCTAACGAGGACTCTATTAGCAACAAGAATACCGATCAGCCAGAAGTTATAACAAAATCAAAAGCCCGTAGAATACGGAAGAAGAACAAAGCAAAATTGCTTCAGAACTGTTGTTCTTCCTGTGAATCATATCATAAAAGTTCATCGCTTACGATCGAAGCACCCTCTGACCAAGAAGTCTTTGCAGAAAAAGATGCGGATGACCTAAAAACAATAACAAAATCCAAGGCTCGAAGATTACGGAAGAAGAATAAAACCAAGCTGGTACAAAATACCTGTTCTTTTTGCTACAATACCTATTCTTCCCCTATAGATCCAATTTTGCTGAAGTACATTAAAACGACAGAATACGATTCTGTTTGTTGTGCCAAACTTGAAACGGATATTGTTAATAATCTCAAGCAGAACTACAAACCCGAGAAGACTGTCGAAGCACAAGCCTGTAATGTAGAGTACGATAAGAAGACGGAGCAGGCAGAACTGAAAAAACTAGAGAACATAGAAACGCAAGGGAATTATTCGGAATTATCATGTTTGTCCAGATCACCTGGaccattaatatttcgaaatgaAGTACAAACGTGTAATGAGAAGCGTGAGAGAAACTCGGAAGACTCGCCACTTGCGTCTCAGTTAGAGCAAACAATAGTAGAAACGATTCTAACTAGAATTAACTGTACGAAAGAAGATACGAGATCGCAGAGGTTCGATACGAAAGAATTGCAGGAAATAGAGATTCCCGCGAACCTCGTCGAACTCGATCAAAGTACTGAATTTTATAATGCCGAGTGCGCTAACGAAACTAATTTTAACTTAGAATCCCGCAGTACCGAATCGAAGGAAAATAATACATCGTTAGAGGATAAAGCAGAACCAGAATCATTCTTGGAAGTGGATACTCAGCGTGTGACGCCACTTTTCTCCAAGGAGGAACTACTTGAAAACACGAAGAATCTGAAATTCTGTGATACGCTGGAAAATAATCTTAAATCTACTGCACAAGAAAATACTCGGATGTCCCCTGATAGTATTGAACCGCAAAGTAAAAACAGTATTCCTGTCGTAAGAGAAATTACAAAGGGTGCTAATTCTACCGAGGAACAATCAGAGACTGGATCAGTTTCGAACTCTGATTCCATAGCTTCGCAAAGTCTGAAGGAGGCTGAAGCTACTAAAGCGAAGGTACCTTCTACGCGAAATATTGAGAAATCATCGATCGTTATTCCTTCGTTAAGTATAG AGACGGTTGAACTCGGTAGACCAGTTGCGTCTTCGTTAAAATTGCCCACATTGAGAAATATGGCTGACAATAAGTCGAACGTCCTAGAGAAGACAAGAGAGGAGATAAAAGCGGAACGTGAAGCGAAGAAGGCTGCCAAGGCGCTTGCCAAAGTGAAAGCTAAAACTGCTAAGGTACAAGAGAAAGATACGTCGAACACTAAACCTGCGCTTCCAGATAGTACTGAGAGCAAGGGGAGCGGCGAGAAGTCGGAAAGTTTAGGTAACGAGAACGTTCAAGTTGAAGCTAAAGCGCCTGCAACGAAAGGGGCGCCAGAGGCAACCGTGTGCGAAAAGAATGCGCCACCGGAAGTTAACACCGAAGGGAAAAGCAAAGCGGAATTACGTACTGAAAGGAGGGCGAAACAAGAGGCGCAGAGAGTAGCTAAACAGCAGGGTTTACAGGAGAAGAATAAAGTTAAAAGTAAAGAAGGTAGTAATAATAAATCGGTGGTGGAAATTACGAACGAGTCGAATTCTCCGAAGAAAATTGTAACGCCTAAGAAGTCTGTGCGCAAAGAGAACAGTCACGAATTAAATCTTTTCAAACACTTGTATCATGAAAGAGAGCGCGCTAATATTGTCGTTCCTTCCGTCAATTCGGATATACACCCAGCGATACTCAGATTGGGCGTGCAATACGCGGAGAAAGTGATCGTCGGTAGCAATGCAAGATGCGTCGCACTTTTGGCAACTGTAAAGCAGCTTATTCGGGACTTCGAGCGACCACCGCAGGTCGACTTTATTCGAGGTCTCGAGGCAAGCTTGCAGAAGTCAGTAGCTTATTTGCACTTCTGCAGACCTGTGGCTGTTTCTATGCAGAACGCACTGAGGCATCTCAAATGGCAAATGACACAGTTACCTTCCGCGTTATCCGATGCAGAC GCGAAGAGTAAATTGAGTAGCGCGATAGATACTTATATTCTCGAACAAATACAACTAGCCGGCAAGGCGATATCCATAACTATCCAGACGAAGATATCCAACGGAGACGTGATCCTGACGTATAGCTA CTCGTCTTTGATTCATAAAATCCTATTAGATGCCCACAAAGCAGACAAACAGTTTCGTGTTATCGTAGTCGATGGAAGGCCGTGGCTAGAGGGAAAGGAACAGCTCAGGCGTTTAGCGAAGGACGGTATTGAGTGCTCCTATATCTTGATCAATGCTTTGAGCTACGTGATGCCAGAA GTGAGCAAAGTCTTCCTGGGCGCTCACGCGATTTTGGCGAACGGCGCGGTGATGTCCAGAGTCGGCACCGCTCAAGTTGCCCTGATGGCGAGGGCCTTCAATATTCCAGTTCTAGTAGCCTGCGAGACCCACAAGTCTTGCGAGCGGGTACAGACAGATTCTATCGTTTATAACGAATTAG GGAACGCGGACGAGCTTGCGCGAAGCTACGAGATCGGCGCGAAGAAACCTTTGCTCGCCAAGTGGAAGACCAAAAGGTTGCTGAACCTTCTGAATATCACGTACGATGTTACACCAGCTGACTTAGTAACGGCTGTGGTCACAGAATTAGCGATTTTACCGTGCACTAGCGTTCCTGTGATTCTACGAATTAAACCATCCGAGATTTAA
- the Eif2bdelta gene encoding eukaryotic translation initiation factor 2B subunit delta isoform X5, which translates to MADNKSNVLEKTREEIKAEREAKKAAKALAKVKAKTAKVQEKDTSNTKPALPDSTESKGSGEKSESLGNENVQVEAKAPATKGAPEATVCEKNAPPEVNTEGKSKAELRTERRAKQEAQRVAKQQGLQEKNKVKSKEGSNNKSVVEITNESNSPKKIVTPKKSVRKENSHELNLFKHLYHERERANIVVPSVNSDIHPAILRLGVQYAEKVIVGSNARCVALLATVKQLIRDFERPPQVDFIRGLEASLQKSVAYLHFCRPVAVSMQNALRHLKWQMTQLPSALSDADAKSKLSSAIDTYILEQIQLAGKAISITIQTKISNGDVILTYSYSSLIHKILLDAHKADKQFRVIVVDGRPWLEGKEQLRRLAKDGIECSYILINALSYVMPEVSKVFLGAHAILANGAVMSRVGTAQVALMARAFNIPVLVACETHKSCERVQTDSIVYNELGNADELARSYEIGAKKPLLAKWKTKRLLNLLNITYDVTPADLVTAVVTELAILPCTSVPVILRIKPSEI; encoded by the exons ATGGCTGACAATAAGTCGAACGTCCTAGAGAAGACAAGAGAGGAGATAAAAGCGGAACGTGAAGCGAAGAAGGCTGCCAAGGCGCTTGCCAAAGTGAAAGCTAAAACTGCTAAGGTACAAGAGAAAGATACGTCGAACACTAAACCTGCGCTTCCAGATAGTACTGAGAGCAAGGGGAGCGGCGAGAAGTCGGAAAGTTTAGGTAACGAGAACGTTCAAGTTGAAGCTAAAGCGCCTGCAACGAAAGGGGCGCCAGAGGCAACCGTGTGCGAAAAGAATGCGCCACCGGAAGTTAACACCGAAGGGAAAAGCAAAGCGGAATTACGTACTGAAAGGAGGGCGAAACAAGAGGCGCAGAGAGTAGCTAAACAGCAGGGTTTACAGGAGAAGAATAAAGTTAAAAGTAAAGAAGGTAGTAATAATAAATCGGTGGTGGAAATTACGAACGAGTCGAATTCTCCGAAGAAAATTGTAACGCCTAAGAAGTCTGTGCGCAAAGAGAACAGTCACGAATTAAATCTTTTCAAACACTTGTATCATGAAAGAGAGCGCGCTAATATTGTCGTTCCTTCCGTCAATTCGGATATACACCCAGCGATACTCAGATTGGGCGTGCAATACGCGGAGAAAGTGATCGTCGGTAGCAATGCAAGATGCGTCGCACTTTTGGCAACTGTAAAGCAGCTTATTCGGGACTTCGAGCGACCACCGCAGGTCGACTTTATTCGAGGTCTCGAGGCAAGCTTGCAGAAGTCAGTAGCTTATTTGCACTTCTGCAGACCTGTGGCTGTTTCTATGCAGAACGCACTGAGGCATCTCAAATGGCAAATGACACAGTTACCTTCCGCGTTATCCGATGCAGAC GCGAAGAGTAAATTGAGTAGCGCGATAGATACTTATATTCTCGAACAAATACAACTAGCCGGCAAGGCGATATCCATAACTATCCAGACGAAGATATCCAACGGAGACGTGATCCTGACGTATAGCTA CTCGTCTTTGATTCATAAAATCCTATTAGATGCCCACAAAGCAGACAAACAGTTTCGTGTTATCGTAGTCGATGGAAGGCCGTGGCTAGAGGGAAAGGAACAGCTCAGGCGTTTAGCGAAGGACGGTATTGAGTGCTCCTATATCTTGATCAATGCTTTGAGCTACGTGATGCCAGAA GTGAGCAAAGTCTTCCTGGGCGCTCACGCGATTTTGGCGAACGGCGCGGTGATGTCCAGAGTCGGCACCGCTCAAGTTGCCCTGATGGCGAGGGCCTTCAATATTCCAGTTCTAGTAGCCTGCGAGACCCACAAGTCTTGCGAGCGGGTACAGACAGATTCTATCGTTTATAACGAATTAG GGAACGCGGACGAGCTTGCGCGAAGCTACGAGATCGGCGCGAAGAAACCTTTGCTCGCCAAGTGGAAGACCAAAAGGTTGCTGAACCTTCTGAATATCACGTACGATGTTACACCAGCTGACTTAGTAACGGCTGTGGTCACAGAATTAGCGATTTTACCGTGCACTAGCGTTCCTGTGATTCTACGAATTAAACCATCCGAGATTTAA